In a genomic window of Sinorhizobium meliloti:
- a CDS encoding aldehyde dehydrogenase (NADP(+)): MIFTPKGKHLVAGEWLDGEGTFPSAPAHGPAHDFAVGTVELVNRACEATEEAFWTYGYSSRKERAAFLRAIADEIEARAEAITEIGSQETGLPEARLNGERGRTTGQLRLFADHIEKGDYLDRRVDAALPERQPAPRQEIRLVQRPVGPVAVFGASNFPLAFSTAGGDTAAALAAGCPVVVKGHSAHPGTGEIVAEAVDAAIRKTGVHPGVFSLIQGGSRDVGHALVQHPNIKAVGFTGSLAGGRALFDLCAARPEPIPFFGELGSVNPMFLLPEALKARAETLGQGWAGSLTMGAGQFCTNPGIAVVTEGADADRFTTAAVEALAKVAPQTMLTDGIAKAYRDGQARFATRNAVKPLLATESSGRDASPNLFETTGAQFLADHALGEEVFGPLGLVVRVGSAVEMEKLARGFQGQLTATIHMDAGDLETARRLRPVLERKAGRVLVNGFPTGVEVVDSMVHGGPYPASTNFGATSVGTMSIRRFLRPVAYQNMPEDLLPEDFLG; this comes from the coding sequence ATGATTTTCACCCCCAAAGGAAAACACCTCGTCGCGGGCGAATGGCTCGATGGGGAAGGCACCTTCCCCTCGGCTCCGGCGCATGGCCCGGCGCATGATTTTGCCGTCGGCACCGTAGAGCTGGTGAACCGGGCCTGCGAGGCGACTGAGGAAGCCTTCTGGACCTATGGCTATTCCTCGCGCAAGGAGCGCGCCGCCTTCCTGCGCGCCATCGCCGACGAGATCGAGGCCCGGGCGGAGGCGATTACCGAGATCGGCAGCCAGGAAACCGGTCTGCCCGAGGCGCGGCTCAACGGCGAACGCGGCCGCACGACCGGCCAGCTCAGGCTCTTTGCCGATCATATCGAAAAGGGTGATTATCTCGACCGGCGCGTCGATGCGGCGCTGCCCGAGCGTCAGCCGGCGCCCCGTCAGGAGATACGGCTGGTCCAGCGCCCCGTCGGTCCGGTCGCCGTCTTCGGCGCCTCGAATTTCCCGCTCGCCTTTTCGACCGCCGGCGGCGATACGGCCGCGGCGCTCGCGGCGGGCTGCCCCGTAGTGGTAAAGGGCCATTCGGCGCATCCCGGCACCGGCGAGATCGTCGCCGAGGCCGTCGACGCAGCGATCCGCAAGACGGGTGTTCATCCCGGCGTATTCTCGCTGATCCAGGGCGGCAGCCGCGACGTCGGTCATGCGCTGGTGCAGCATCCCAACATCAAAGCCGTCGGCTTCACCGGTTCGCTTGCCGGCGGACGTGCCCTGTTCGATCTTTGCGCAGCACGCCCCGAACCGATCCCGTTCTTCGGCGAGCTCGGCTCCGTCAACCCGATGTTCCTGCTGCCGGAAGCATTGAAGGCACGGGCGGAAACGCTTGGGCAGGGATGGGCGGGTTCGCTCACCATGGGCGCCGGGCAGTTCTGCACCAATCCCGGCATCGCCGTCGTCACCGAAGGTGCGGATGCCGACCGCTTCACCACCGCCGCCGTCGAGGCGCTTGCCAAGGTGGCACCGCAAACCATGCTGACGGACGGTATCGCCAAGGCCTACCGCGACGGTCAGGCGCGCTTTGCGACGCGCAACGCCGTGAAACCGCTGCTTGCGACCGAGTCGTCCGGCCGTGACGCATCTCCCAATCTCTTCGAAACGACGGGCGCGCAATTCCTGGCCGATCATGCGCTCGGCGAAGAGGTATTCGGTCCGCTTGGACTCGTGGTTCGAGTGGGATCGGCGGTCGAAATGGAAAAACTCGCGCGCGGCTTTCAGGGCCAGCTGACCGCAACCATCCACATGGATGCGGGCGACCTGGAGACGGCGCGCCGTCTGCGTCCGGTGCTCGAGCGCAAGGCGGGCCGGGTGCTGGTCAACGGCTTCCCGACCGGGGTCGAAGTCGTCGATTCGATGGTGCACGGGGGCCCCTATCCGGCCTCGACCAATTTCGGCGCAACCAGCGTCGGCACCATGTCGATTCGACGTTTCCTGCGTCCCGTGGCTTACCAGAACATGCCGGAAGACCTGCTGCCCGAGGACTTCCTCGGCTGA
- a CDS encoding polysaccharide pyruvyl transferase family protein — translation MAKLGVLTFHRCINYGSFWQARSLVHGLRSLGTDPIVLDHHSARVTRAEWRCAMQPLLPERTPRADIPLYASKIRKFQSALASVPMSAPFALDDPAGAEECDIVVVGSDEVWNLRHAWYGGCSLFYGEGLSAKRTVSYAATFGNHPAADGLEPYWAERLRKFDAISVRDDNSRAIIEKDVGREATLVLDPCLQFPETISFGPNALASRPYIAVYGHSFPSWFQHTIRHWATTRSLPLVSIGYRNEWADEQWLDAGPYEFAACMEGAEAVATNFFHGCIFSLLNAKPFVTVLSDYRSNKIADLARTAGAERHVVSQETPQADYETLLAQSPSPAIARRLAELRRQSRTYLTDVLA, via the coding sequence TTGGCGAAACTCGGCGTTTTGACCTTCCACCGCTGCATCAATTATGGATCGTTCTGGCAGGCGCGATCTCTTGTCCACGGTCTTCGTTCGCTCGGCACCGACCCCATTGTCCTCGATCATCATTCCGCCCGCGTCACCCGGGCCGAGTGGCGCTGCGCGATGCAGCCGCTTCTGCCGGAGAGGACCCCGCGCGCCGACATTCCGCTCTACGCTTCCAAGATCAGAAAATTTCAGAGCGCCCTGGCTTCGGTGCCGATGAGTGCCCCCTTCGCACTGGACGATCCGGCCGGCGCCGAAGAATGCGATATCGTCGTCGTGGGCAGCGATGAGGTTTGGAACTTGCGGCACGCCTGGTACGGCGGTTGCTCGCTTTTCTACGGGGAGGGTCTCTCCGCCAAGAGAACCGTTTCCTACGCGGCGACGTTCGGAAACCACCCCGCGGCCGATGGCCTCGAACCATACTGGGCTGAAAGGCTGCGCAAATTCGATGCAATTTCCGTCCGCGACGACAATTCGAGGGCGATCATCGAAAAAGATGTGGGACGCGAGGCGACGCTCGTTCTCGACCCGTGCCTGCAGTTCCCCGAGACGATTTCCTTCGGCCCGAACGCTCTGGCTTCACGCCCCTACATAGCCGTCTACGGACATTCGTTCCCGTCGTGGTTTCAGCACACGATCCGCCACTGGGCGACGACGCGCTCGCTGCCTCTCGTCAGCATAGGCTATCGCAACGAATGGGCGGACGAGCAGTGGCTCGATGCCGGGCCCTACGAGTTCGCCGCCTGCATGGAGGGTGCCGAGGCCGTCGCGACGAATTTCTTTCACGGCTGCATCTTCTCCCTCCTCAACGCCAAGCCATTCGTCACGGTCCTTTCCGACTATCGTTCCAACAAGATCGCCGATCTCGCGCGCACCGCCGGCGCGGAACGGCACGTGGTATCGCAGGAGACGCCGCAAGCCGACTACGAAACACTTCTCGCGCAATCCCCGAGCCCGGCTATCGCGAGAAGGCTCGCCGAACTCCGCCGGCAATCACGGACCTATCTGACAGATGTCCTCGCCTGA
- a CDS encoding DUF1003 domain-containing protein, producing MGSRRNRTEERSSAARTMPRLERNINAILKRREEDERGRRAHDRVAQAITNFAGSMTFVGLHVLAFGAWIALNLGLVPGIPVFDPTFAVLAMVASVEAIFISTFVLISQNRMAEKDDERSDLNLQISLLAEQEATQLLALLREIAGRLGVKVDGEEDIRELTEEITPEEVLNRLEDQKVRSGD from the coding sequence ATGGGATCGAGAAGGAACAGAACCGAGGAAAGATCGTCCGCCGCTCGAACCATGCCGAGGCTCGAGCGCAACATAAACGCCATTCTGAAGCGGCGCGAGGAAGACGAGCGCGGACGGAGGGCGCACGACAGGGTCGCGCAGGCGATCACGAACTTCGCAGGCTCCATGACTTTTGTCGGCTTGCACGTCCTGGCGTTCGGCGCCTGGATCGCTCTAAACCTCGGTCTGGTTCCCGGCATACCGGTGTTCGACCCGACCTTCGCGGTCCTCGCCATGGTTGCTTCGGTGGAGGCGATCTTCATTTCCACTTTCGTTCTGATCAGCCAGAACCGGATGGCCGAGAAGGACGACGAGCGCTCCGACCTCAATCTGCAGATTTCGCTCCTTGCCGAGCAGGAGGCGACGCAACTGCTCGCGCTTCTTCGTGAGATAGCCGGCCGGCTGGGCGTGAAGGTGGACGGTGAAGAGGACATCCGTGAACTCACCGAGGAGATCACGCCGGAAGAGGTCCTCAATCGGCTCGAGGACCAGAAGGTCCGGTCGGGCGATTAG
- a CDS encoding YkvA family protein, whose protein sequence is MTWLERVRRWARGIKRDVVVLWLAARDRRVPWYAKLAAGAVAAYALSPIDLIPDFIPVLGYLDDLIIVPVGIIVVLKLIPVDVLADLRATAMKHTAQPVSRAGLVAVVSIWLLLAVLLFWAALGPPAAAR, encoded by the coding sequence ATGACGTGGCTGGAACGGGTACGCCGATGGGCAAGGGGCATCAAGCGAGACGTCGTCGTCCTGTGGCTCGCGGCGCGCGACCGCCGTGTGCCCTGGTATGCGAAGCTGGCGGCAGGCGCGGTCGCGGCCTATGCATTGTCGCCGATCGACCTGATACCCGACTTCATCCCGGTCCTCGGCTATCTCGACGACCTGATCATCGTTCCCGTCGGCATCATCGTCGTGCTGAAGCTCATCCCGGTCGATGTCCTTGCGGATCTGCGCGCCACCGCAATGAAACACACCGCGCAGCCGGTGAGCCGGGCCGGGCTGGTGGCCGTCGTTTCAATATGGCTTCTGCTGGCAGTTCTGCTCTTTTGGGCGGCGCTCGGCCCCCCTGCCGCCGCGCGGTAA
- a CDS encoding adenylate/guanylate cyclase domain-containing protein translates to MDLPAPLAWLLDEAGTSSGPDPFLAELGTRLRADGLPLAGGALTLAVPHPIIARRTWLWRAEDGAVIEALGFAEGPVDHAGRDWLAGFGPVQEDGVGQTEEKVVLGWAGTRQFDPAEVARLRQAARFAAAPLAVLAERATRAALLEAYLGRRSAARVQAGALSRGTGESIRAALLYADLRNFTGLSEEHEPARVIAALNDWFDRLAGAIHAFGGEVLKFIGDGVLAIFPVNALPAEACDRALRAVVAARAGMAHLEALRHEQELPPLRFGAALHLGEILWGNVGSIDRLDFTAIGPAVNLVSRLEGLCRPLGRSVLISGALAAETRTPLVPLGEHALRGIAAPCAVFTLPET, encoded by the coding sequence ATGGACCTGCCCGCACCCCTCGCATGGCTTCTGGATGAGGCCGGTACCTCGTCCGGCCCCGATCCCTTCCTGGCAGAGCTCGGAACCCGGCTCCGCGCAGACGGCCTTCCGCTGGCCGGCGGTGCCCTGACGCTGGCGGTGCCGCATCCGATCATCGCGCGGCGCACCTGGCTTTGGCGGGCGGAGGACGGCGCGGTCATCGAGGCGCTCGGCTTTGCCGAAGGGCCGGTCGACCACGCCGGTCGCGACTGGCTGGCGGGGTTCGGTCCGGTGCAGGAGGACGGGGTCGGCCAGACGGAAGAGAAGGTGGTGCTGGGCTGGGCCGGGACGAGGCAGTTCGATCCGGCCGAGGTCGCGCGGTTGCGCCAGGCCGCCCGCTTCGCGGCGGCGCCCTTGGCCGTCCTGGCGGAGCGGGCGACGCGCGCGGCGCTGCTCGAGGCCTATCTGGGCCGCCGCAGTGCTGCCCGTGTGCAGGCCGGGGCGCTGAGCCGCGGCACCGGAGAGAGCATCCGTGCGGCGCTGCTCTATGCCGACCTGCGCAACTTCACCGGCCTTTCCGAGGAACATGAGCCGGCCCGCGTGATCGCGGCGCTCAACGACTGGTTCGACCGGCTTGCCGGAGCGATACACGCCTTCGGCGGCGAGGTGCTCAAGTTCATCGGCGACGGGGTGCTGGCGATCTTCCCGGTCAACGCTTTGCCGGCGGAGGCCTGCGACCGGGCCCTGCGCGCGGTCGTTGCCGCCCGCGCGGGCATGGCGCATCTCGAGGCTCTGCGCCACGAACAGGAACTGCCGCCGTTGCGCTTCGGGGCGGCGCTGCATCTTGGCGAGATACTGTGGGGCAATGTCGGATCGATCGATCGGCTGGACTTCACCGCCATCGGTCCGGCCGTCAATCTGGTGAGCCGGCTGGAGGGCCTGTGCCGGCCGCTCGGGCGATCCGTGCTGATTTCGGGCGCGCTTGCCGCCGAGACCAGAACCCCGCTGGTGCCGCTGGGCGAACACGCGCTGCGCGGCATCGCGGCGCCCTGCGCCGTCTTTACCCTGCCGGAGACCTGA
- a CDS encoding Coenzyme F420 hydrogenase/dehydrogenase, beta subunit C-terminal domain, whose translation MSSPERPAPALASASLSPGQMAKSGLCIGCGACMAQSGGSAAMRFDRYGQLKPAATHRPDGFAELCPFSPHARSEDQIAEARFGSARFYDPRIGRFEAAYVGHVSEGSFRADGSSGGMASWTAAELLKRNLVDAVAHVVPCSGAGERLFRYQVSRSADDLRKGAKSRYYPVELSGVIAEMKRHPGRYAVVGIPCFIKAIHLLCLNDPVLEERLAFTLGLFCGHMKSTRFVESFAWQMDTEMNAVAGVDYRLKDSARPANWYTAHLRLRDGSTRSKDWWHLVDGDWGAGFFQNSACNFCDDVVAETADISFGDAWVEPYSSDGRGTNVVVVRSPLLQTLVAEAIDAGKLDLSAVDSAFVVETQAAGFRQRREGLAFRLAWPRSGIRPRKRVAPKWRGLPARRMLVYWLRSAISANSHRVFWLARALNMPAAYLRWASAMLALYQGVTYSRGWIGKLADAIATPWRKGSKDDGAGA comes from the coding sequence ATGTCCTCGCCTGAGCGACCCGCACCCGCCTTGGCCAGCGCCTCGCTCTCGCCGGGGCAGATGGCGAAATCCGGGCTCTGCATCGGTTGCGGCGCGTGCATGGCGCAATCGGGCGGCAGCGCCGCGATGCGTTTCGACCGCTATGGCCAGCTCAAACCGGCCGCTACACATCGCCCCGACGGGTTCGCCGAGCTGTGCCCCTTTTCGCCCCACGCCCGAAGCGAAGACCAGATCGCCGAGGCACGCTTCGGATCGGCGCGATTTTACGACCCGCGGATCGGCCGCTTCGAGGCAGCCTATGTCGGCCATGTCAGCGAGGGCAGCTTTCGAGCGGATGGCAGCTCCGGCGGCATGGCCAGTTGGACCGCCGCGGAGCTTCTCAAGAGGAACCTGGTCGACGCGGTTGCGCATGTGGTTCCCTGTTCGGGCGCCGGCGAACGTCTGTTCCGGTATCAGGTCTCGCGGTCCGCGGATGACCTGCGCAAGGGCGCCAAGTCGCGCTATTATCCGGTGGAGCTCTCCGGCGTCATCGCCGAAATGAAGCGGCATCCCGGCCGCTACGCAGTCGTCGGGATACCCTGTTTCATCAAGGCGATCCATCTCCTCTGCCTCAACGACCCGGTGCTTGAGGAGCGCCTTGCCTTCACCCTCGGCCTGTTCTGCGGACACATGAAGAGCACCCGCTTCGTGGAAAGTTTCGCTTGGCAGATGGACACGGAAATGAACGCCGTAGCGGGCGTGGACTACCGCCTGAAGGATTCCGCAAGACCGGCAAACTGGTACACGGCCCATCTGCGGCTCAGGGACGGAAGCACGAGAAGCAAGGATTGGTGGCATCTGGTCGACGGCGACTGGGGAGCCGGGTTCTTCCAGAATTCCGCCTGCAATTTCTGCGATGACGTGGTTGCCGAAACGGCCGACATCTCCTTCGGCGACGCCTGGGTCGAACCCTATTCGTCCGACGGCCGCGGAACGAATGTGGTCGTCGTTCGCTCGCCCCTGCTGCAGACGCTCGTGGCCGAGGCGATCGACGCGGGAAAGCTCGACCTGAGCGCGGTCGACAGTGCCTTCGTCGTGGAGACGCAGGCTGCCGGTTTCAGGCAAAGACGGGAGGGGCTGGCCTTCCGGCTGGCCTGGCCGCGTTCCGGCATTCGACCGAGGAAACGCGTTGCGCCGAAGTGGAGGGGCTTGCCTGCACGGAGGATGCTGGTTTACTGGCTGCGCAGCGCGATCAGCGCAAACAGCCACCGTGTCTTCTGGCTTGCCAGAGCCCTGAACATGCCGGCCGCCTATCTCCGCTGGGCGTCGGCGATGCTCGCTCTCTACCAGGGCGTGACCTATTCACGCGGCTGGATCGGCAAGCTCGCCGATGCCATCGCGACGCCTTGGCGCAAGGGCTCGAAGGACGACGGGGCGGGCGCATAG
- a CDS encoding dihydrodipicolinate synthase family protein, translating to MKAKIFSGVIPALMTPCREDRTPDFDALVRKGKALIADGMSAVVYCGSMGDWPLLTDAQRMEGVERLVKAGVPVIVGTGAVNTASAVAHAAHAQKVGAQGLMVIPRVLSRGPSIVAQKAHFKAILAAAPDLPSVIYNSPYYGFATRADLFFALRAEHPNLVGFKEFGGNADMRYAAEHITSRDDGVSLMIGVDTAVFHGFVNCGATGAITGIGNVLPKEVIHLCNLSQAAAAGDVDARQRAQELEQALAVLSSFDEGPDLVLYFKHMMVLKGDKEYTLHFNETDALTESQRGYVEAQFKLFNTWYAEWSKLPGAVEKYKA from the coding sequence ATGAAGGCCAAGATTTTTTCGGGCGTGATCCCCGCCCTGATGACCCCTTGCAGGGAAGACCGCACGCCCGACTTCGATGCCCTCGTCCGCAAGGGCAAGGCGTTGATTGCAGACGGCATGTCGGCGGTCGTCTATTGCGGTTCGATGGGCGACTGGCCGCTTCTGACCGATGCGCAGCGCATGGAAGGCGTTGAGCGCCTGGTCAAGGCGGGCGTCCCCGTGATCGTCGGCACCGGTGCCGTCAACACCGCCTCGGCCGTCGCGCATGCAGCGCATGCCCAGAAGGTCGGAGCGCAGGGCCTGATGGTAATCCCGCGGGTGCTGTCGCGCGGTCCCTCAATCGTGGCGCAGAAGGCGCATTTCAAGGCGATCCTGGCTGCCGCCCCGGACCTGCCGTCCGTGATCTACAACAGCCCCTATTACGGGTTCGCCACTCGCGCCGACCTCTTCTTCGCGCTGCGCGCGGAGCATCCGAACCTCGTCGGCTTCAAGGAATTCGGCGGCAATGCCGATATGCGCTACGCGGCCGAGCACATCACCAGCCGTGACGACGGCGTCTCGCTGATGATCGGCGTCGATACGGCCGTCTTCCACGGCTTCGTGAACTGCGGCGCGACCGGCGCCATCACCGGTATCGGCAACGTGCTGCCGAAGGAAGTGATCCACCTCTGCAACCTGTCCCAGGCAGCTGCTGCCGGCGATGTCGACGCACGCCAGCGTGCACAGGAACTGGAGCAGGCGCTTGCCGTGCTTTCCTCCTTCGATGAAGGGCCGGACCTCGTCCTGTATTTCAAGCACATGATGGTGCTGAAGGGAGACAAGGAATACACGCTCCACTTCAACGAGACCGACGCGCTGACCGAAAGCCAGCGCGGCTATGTCGAGGCGCAGTTCAAGCTCTTCAACACCTGGTATGCCGAGTGGAGCAAGCTCCCGGGCGCCGTCGAAAAATACAAGGCCTGA
- a CDS encoding SRPBCC family protein: MQEALVVRRETHVSAPPAAVFALLTDPEKILRWMGTEADVEPKPEGLYLVNVTGARFARGSFREVVPVHRLAYSFGWDDSDVVPPGSSLVEIDLIEQPDGTLVRLTHSGLPNAEQCAGHAEGWAHYLDRLSEVAAGRDPGPDPWHGRTG; this comes from the coding sequence ATGCAAGAAGCTCTCGTCGTCCGCCGCGAAACGCATGTCTCGGCACCGCCAGCGGCAGTGTTCGCCCTACTCACCGACCCGGAGAAGATCCTGCGCTGGATGGGAACGGAGGCTGATGTCGAGCCGAAGCCCGAGGGGCTTTATCTCGTCAATGTTACCGGGGCCCGCTTCGCCCGCGGCTCCTTTCGCGAGGTGGTGCCGGTGCACCGCCTGGCTTACAGCTTCGGCTGGGACGACAGCGATGTCGTGCCGCCGGGCTCGAGCCTGGTCGAGATCGACCTGATCGAGCAGCCGGATGGAACGCTGGTGCGACTGACCCATTCGGGCCTGCCCAATGCCGAGCAATGTGCCGGTCATGCCGAAGGTTGGGCCCACTATCTCGATCGGCTTTCGGAAGTTGCCGCGGGACGCGACCCGGGGCCTGACCCGTGGCACGGCCGTACCGGGTGA
- a CDS encoding transporter substrate-binding domain-containing protein, which translates to MKTSVLAFGLVAATALTSPAHADKLDDIIASGTLRCAVVLDFPPMGSRDENNEPIGFDVDYCNDLAKALGVTAEIVETPFPERIPALMSGRVDVGVASTSDTLERAKTVGMTVPYFAFEMAVTANEKSGIKSFEDMKGKVVGATAGTYEAIALENQVKAWGEGEFRPYQTQADVFLALSQGQLDATVSTSTVAQSNVKGGKFPGISVVDKAPFDIDYVALFTNREEYGFLNYLNLFVNQQVRTGRYAELYEKWVGGEAPSLSVNGVYR; encoded by the coding sequence ATGAAGACCTCGGTCCTCGCCTTCGGCCTCGTTGCCGCCACCGCTCTGACGAGCCCCGCCCATGCCGACAAGCTGGACGACATCATCGCTTCGGGAACGCTGCGCTGCGCCGTGGTGCTCGACTTCCCGCCGATGGGCTCGCGCGACGAGAACAACGAACCGATCGGCTTCGACGTGGATTACTGCAACGATCTGGCCAAGGCGCTCGGCGTCACCGCCGAGATCGTGGAGACGCCGTTTCCCGAGCGCATCCCGGCGCTGATGTCCGGCCGTGTCGATGTGGGTGTCGCCTCCACCTCCGATACGCTCGAGCGCGCCAAGACCGTCGGGATGACGGTGCCCTACTTTGCCTTCGAAATGGCGGTAACCGCCAACGAGAAGTCCGGCATCAAGTCCTTCGAAGACATGAAGGGCAAGGTGGTGGGCGCCACCGCCGGCACCTATGAGGCAATCGCACTCGAAAACCAGGTCAAGGCCTGGGGCGAGGGCGAGTTCCGCCCCTACCAGACGCAGGCCGACGTCTTCCTGGCGCTGAGCCAGGGCCAGCTCGACGCCACCGTCTCTACCTCGACGGTCGCGCAGTCCAACGTCAAGGGCGGCAAGTTCCCCGGCATTTCCGTCGTCGACAAGGCGCCCTTCGACATCGACTACGTGGCCCTCTTCACCAACCGCGAGGAATACGGCTTCCTCAACTACCTCAACCTGTTCGTCAATCAGCAGGTCCGCACCGGCCGCTATGCCGAACTCTACGAGAAGTGGGTCGGTGGCGAGGCTCCGTCCCTGTCGGTGAACGGCGTTTACCGCTGA
- a CDS encoding Ldh family oxidoreductase: MSETTTLTTTALQERVEAIFRKGGLNVVQAGALARVIVAGERDACKSHGIYRIEGALRTVKAGKVKPDAEPEIVAQEASAIVKVNARGGFANPAFELGLPVLAERARKHGIAALAINDCTHFSALWPEAEALTGEGLAGLVMCPSYATVAPTGGNKPLLGTNPFAFGWPRAGKPPYVFDFATSVAARGEIELHRRAGKPLPEGWALDAQGNPTTDPEAALAGAMLPFGGHKGSAIGTMIELLAGIMIGDLTSPEVLDYLGTTTLAPFHGELIVAFSPEAFAAGRPGDPFARAELLFEAIVGQGARLPSQRRFAARAKSEAEGITLSAAEIEQLDRLLALGLDAVA, encoded by the coding sequence ATGAGCGAGACAACCACCCTGACGACCACCGCGCTTCAGGAGCGCGTCGAGGCGATCTTCCGCAAGGGCGGCCTTAACGTGGTCCAGGCGGGCGCTCTCGCCCGGGTGATCGTCGCCGGCGAACGCGATGCCTGCAAGTCGCACGGCATCTACCGGATCGAGGGCGCGCTGCGCACGGTCAAGGCCGGCAAGGTCAAGCCGGACGCCGAGCCGGAAATCGTCGCGCAGGAAGCCTCGGCGATCGTCAAGGTGAATGCCAGGGGCGGTTTTGCCAATCCCGCCTTCGAACTCGGTCTGCCGGTGCTTGCCGAGCGTGCCCGCAAGCACGGCATCGCCGCACTCGCCATCAACGACTGCACGCATTTTTCGGCGCTCTGGCCGGAAGCGGAGGCGCTCACGGGAGAAGGGCTTGCCGGGCTGGTCATGTGCCCGAGCTATGCCACGGTCGCGCCGACCGGCGGCAACAAGCCGTTGCTCGGCACCAACCCCTTCGCCTTCGGCTGGCCGCGCGCGGGCAAGCCGCCCTACGTCTTCGACTTCGCGACTTCGGTCGCGGCCCGGGGCGAGATCGAGTTGCACCGCAGGGCGGGTAAACCGCTGCCGGAAGGCTGGGCCCTCGATGCGCAAGGCAATCCGACGACCGACCCGGAGGCTGCGCTCGCGGGCGCCATGTTGCCCTTCGGCGGACACAAGGGCTCGGCCATCGGCACGATGATCGAACTGCTGGCGGGCATCATGATCGGCGACCTGACCAGCCCCGAAGTGCTCGACTATCTCGGCACCACGACGCTCGCGCCCTTCCATGGCGAACTCATCGTCGCCTTCTCCCCGGAGGCTTTCGCCGCCGGCCGTCCAGGCGACCCCTTCGCCCGGGCCGAGCTGCTGTTCGAAGCGATCGTCGGCCAGGGCGCCCGCCTGCCTTCGCAGCGCCGCTTTGCCGCCCGAGCGAAGTCAGAGGCCGAGGGCATCACGCTGAGCGCGGCCGAGATCGAGCAGCTCGACCGGCTGCTTGCGCTCGGACTCGACGCCGTGGCGTGA
- a CDS encoding GntR family transcriptional regulator, which translates to MTNKDTDTNSAPERKRGSGVKMVYDLLRDEILDLVLPPGCPIDEVQLAERFKMSRTPIREALVRLAGEGLIATLPNRSTMVSNIDFLNLHTFFDALVLMYRVTTRLAAEHHRPEDLEVIRARQAEFAAAVQAQDALAMIATNAAFHSAIAEAGRNPYFIGLFNRLLDEGRRILRLYYQSYDDRLPQRFVDEHEDMIAVIAARDVEAADRLARTHAEQIVQQIQKLFARNDRLEIAL; encoded by the coding sequence ATGACCAACAAGGATACGGACACCAATTCAGCTCCCGAACGCAAGCGCGGTTCCGGCGTGAAGATGGTCTATGACCTCTTGCGGGACGAAATCCTCGATCTGGTTCTGCCGCCGGGTTGTCCGATCGACGAGGTGCAGCTTGCCGAACGGTTCAAGATGTCGCGCACGCCGATCCGCGAAGCGCTGGTGCGGCTGGCGGGAGAGGGGCTGATCGCTACGCTGCCCAACAGATCGACGATGGTGTCGAATATCGATTTCCTGAACCTGCACACTTTCTTCGACGCGCTGGTGCTGATGTATCGCGTCACGACGCGCCTGGCGGCCGAACATCACCGCCCGGAGGATCTCGAGGTGATCCGCGCCCGTCAGGCGGAATTCGCCGCAGCGGTCCAGGCGCAGGATGCGCTGGCGATGATCGCCACCAATGCCGCCTTCCATTCGGCCATCGCCGAGGCCGGCCGCAATCCCTATTTCATCGGCCTGTTCAACCGGCTTCTCGACGAGGGCCGGCGGATCCTCCGGCTCTATTATCAGTCCTATGACGACCGGCTGCCGCAGCGCTTCGTCGACGAGCACGAGGACATGATCGCCGTTATCGCCGCACGTGATGTCGAGGCGGCCGATCGGCTGGCCCGCACACATGCCGAGCAGATCGTCCAGCAAATTCAAAAGCTTTTCGCCCGCAACGACCGACTTGAAATTGCCCTGTGA